A region of the Variovorax sp. 54 genome:
GGAGCCAGTACCTGCGGCGGCGCATGTCGCCGGGCGGTGCGGCGGCCGGCGACCTCAACGGCACCATCATTTCGCTCGACCTGCTGCCGATGGAGCCCATCGAAGGCGTGACCTTCCTGCAGGGCGACTTTCGCGAAGATGCACTGCTGGAGCAGCTCCTGGCGGTGCTGGCCGGCCGCAAGGCCGATCTGGTGGTGTCCGACATGGCGCCCAACCTGTCGGGCATCCATTCGGCCGACGCGGCCCGCGTGGCGCACCTGATCGAACTGGCCATCGACTTCGCCCAGAACCACATGAAGCCCGAAGGGGCGCTCGTGGCCAAGGTATTTCATGGCAGCGGGTATGACGACCTGGTCAAGATGTTCAAGGCCAATTTCCGCGTCGTGAAGCCGCTCAAGCCCAAGGCGTCACGCGATAAATCGGCAGAGACCTTCCTCATCGGCAGGGGATTGAAGGCGCTCGATACGCATTGATACCTTGCCGCAGAGTGCCCTCCAGGGGCGCAAACCCTTGTCAGCCTATGGCTGCTATAGGGAAATGTCCGCTTTTCGCAGCTTGAAAAGCCTAAAATGGGGCGCAATTGCGTACCCTCAGCGCGTATTTCATATTCCCGTCACGCGCTTTCGACTGGAGCTTCGTTTGAACAATCAGTGGTTTTCCAAAGTTGCCGTATGGCTCGTCATTGCCATGGTGTTGTTCACTGTGTTCAAGCAGTTCGACACCCGCGGTGGCGTCGGCTCGGGAACGGTGAGCTATTCCGAGTTTTTGGACCAGGTCCGCAACAACCAGATCAAGAGCGCCATCATTCCTGAAGGCGCCGGCGGCGGCGAAATCGTCGCTGTCACCAATGACGATCGCAAGATCCGCACGACCGCCACGGTCCTCGACCGCGGCCTCGTGGGCGACCTGATCGACCACAGCGTCAAGTTCGACGTCAAGCCGCGCGAAGAAGGCTCGCTCCTCATGACCCTTTTGGTCAGCTGGGGCCCGATGCTGCTGCTGATCGGCGTCTGGATCTACTTCATGCGCCAGATGCAGGGCGGCGGCAAGGGCGGGGCGTTCAGCTTCGGCAAGAGCAAGGCCCGCATGATGGACGAGAACAACAACACGGTCACCTTCGCCGACGTCGCAGGCTGCGACGAGGCGAAAGAAGAAGTCCGTGAAGTCGTCGACTTCCTGAAAGACCCGCAGCGCTTCCAGAAGCTCGGCGGCCGCATTCCGCGCGGCCTGCTGCTGGTCGGCCCTCCGGGCACCGGCAAGACGCTGCTGGCCAAGTCGATCGCCGGCGAAGCCAAGGTGCCGTTCTTCTCGATCTCGGGTTCCGACTTCGTTGAAATGTTCGTCGGCGTGGGCGCGGCCCGTGTGCGCGACATGTTCGAAAACGCCAAGAAGAACGCTCCCTGCATCATCTTCATCGACGAAATCGATGCGGTGGGTCGTCAGCGCGGCGCCGGTCTGGGCGGCGGCAACGACGAGCGCGAGCAAACCCTCAACCAGATGCTGGTCGAGATGGACGGCTTCGAAACCAACCTCGGCGTGATCGTCGTGGCTGCCACCAACCGTCCCGACATCCTCGACGCCGCACTGCTGCGCCCGGGCCGTTTCGACCGTCAGGTGTATGTCACGCTGCCCGACATCCGCGGCCGTGAGCAGATCCTCGGCGTGCACATGCGCAAGGTCCCGCTGGGCCAGGACGTGAACCCGAGCGTCATCGCCCGCGGCACGCCCGGCATGTCGGGTGCCGACCTGGCCAACCTGTGCAACGAAGCCGCCCTGATGGCCGCCCGCCGCAATGCGCGTGT
Encoded here:
- a CDS encoding RlmE family RNA methyltransferase, with protein sequence MSTKAKSKKVNKAWLHDHINDPYVKLATREGYRARAAYKLKEIDESLGLVKPGHLVVDLGSTPGAWSQYLRRRMSPGGAAAGDLNGTIISLDLLPMEPIEGVTFLQGDFREDALLEQLLAVLAGRKADLVVSDMAPNLSGIHSADAARVAHLIELAIDFAQNHMKPEGALVAKVFHGSGYDDLVKMFKANFRVVKPLKPKASRDKSAETFLIGRGLKALDTH
- the ftsH gene encoding ATP-dependent zinc metalloprotease FtsH: MNNQWFSKVAVWLVIAMVLFTVFKQFDTRGGVGSGTVSYSEFLDQVRNNQIKSAIIPEGAGGGEIVAVTNDDRKIRTTATVLDRGLVGDLIDHSVKFDVKPREEGSLLMTLLVSWGPMLLLIGVWIYFMRQMQGGGKGGAFSFGKSKARMMDENNNTVTFADVAGCDEAKEEVREVVDFLKDPQRFQKLGGRIPRGLLLVGPPGTGKTLLAKSIAGEAKVPFFSISGSDFVEMFVGVGAARVRDMFENAKKNAPCIIFIDEIDAVGRQRGAGLGGGNDEREQTLNQMLVEMDGFETNLGVIVVAATNRPDILDAALLRPGRFDRQVYVTLPDIRGREQILGVHMRKVPLGQDVNPSVIARGTPGMSGADLANLCNEAALMAARRNARVVEMQDFEKAKDKIFMGPERKSMVMPEEERRNTAYHESGHALIGKLLPKCDPVHKVTIIPRGRALGVTMSLPAQDRYSYDREYMLNQISMLFGGRIAEEVFMHQMTTGASNDFERATSIARDMVTRYGMTDALGPMVYAENEGEVFLGRSVTKTTNMSEQTMEKVDGEVRRIIDEQYALARGLIEANSDKMHAMAKALLEWETIDSEQLDDIMAGRAPRPPKDWTPRIPPSGSGGSGGTPAVTTDPAPTAA